One genomic window of Glycine soja cultivar W05 chromosome 9, ASM419377v2, whole genome shotgun sequence includes the following:
- the LOC114367125 gene encoding wall-associated receptor kinase-like 22 — translation MVLKFAYIIVILMIWCMYPLTSAQYLDETITSSQYENMTIARPGCDRKCGNVFIPFPFGMGRENCYASSWFEIDCRNNNTTTNSSGEQKPYLKYIDLEVKFIDLWKEALIIMNPIYQSGKNCERNKTGGINLKGGSPFVYSARYNTFLAVGCGNTASFWSNGEEVSGCASMCNGDDLIKVDNCRGRKCCEASLPRYLSEYNVSFEGQECAYGLIIAVRLGYWNLTIKDVKHLNEVPAVLEWEIPFDTFYSNISFFRDPDIVSCYDTYLKHSLNNSSQSSGRLCHCRYGAPPANPYIRGSCLGEKRKTRVRWAIIGVSSSLGTILLLLVLWWLNKFVRKNIEKKRKEKFFKQNGGLLLNQKLSSGEANVDKIKLFTLKDLDKATDHFNINRVLGKGGQGTVYKGMLVDGNIVAVKKFKVNGNVEEFINEFVVLSQINHRNVVKLLGCCLETEIPLLVYEFIPNGNLYEYLLGQNDELPMTWDMRLRIATEVAGALFYLHSAASQPIYHRDVKSTNILLDEKYKAKVADFGASRMVSIEATHLTTAVQGTFGYLDPEYFHTSQFTEKSDVYSFGVVLVELLTGQKPISSVKEQGLQSLASYFLLCMEENRLFDIVDARVMQEGEKEDIIVVANLARRCLQLNGRKRPTMKEVTLELESIQKLENQCNAQEQQEELELAGNEDSQFWAAYSTTSTAGQTSDSKTSTLEIMPILIK, via the exons ATGGTTCTGAAATTTGCTTATATCATAGTAATTTTGATGATATGGTGCATGTATCCATTAACATCTGCACAGTATCTCGATGAGACTATAACATCCTCGCAGTACGAGAATATGACTATAGCACGACCAGGTTGTGATAGGAAATGTGGAAATGTTTTCATTCCTTTCCCTTTCGGAATGGGCAGGGAAAATTGCTATGCAAGCTCGTGGTTTGAAATAGATTGCAGAAACAATAATACTACTACTAATTCATCAGGTGAACAGAAACCTTACCTCAAATACATAGATTTGGAGGTAAAATTCATTGATCTCTGGAAAGAGGCTTTGATCATCATGAACCCTATTTATCAGAGTGGGAAGAACTGTGAAAGGAACAAGACAGGAGGAATAAATCTGAAAGGAGGAAGTCCTTTTGTGTATTCCGCGCGTTACAACACATTCCTGGCCGTAGGTTGCGGAAACACTGCTTCTTTCTGGTCAAACGGAGAGGAAGTTAGTGGTTGTGCTTCCATGTGCAATGGCGATGACCTCATCAAAGTTGATAATTGTCGTGGcag AAAATGCTGCGAGGCGTCACTTCCGCGGTATCTTTCAGAATATAACGTGAGTTTTGAAGGCCAAGAGTGTGCTTACGGGCTGATTATAGCAGTTAGGTTGGGTTACTGGAATCTGACGATTAAGGACGTAAAGCATTTAAATGAAGTTCCTGCAGTGCTTGAATGGGAGATTCCATTTGACACTTTTTACTCTAACATTTCCTTCTTTCGTGACCCTGATATTGTATCCTGCTACGACACTTATCTTAAACATTCACTAAACAACTCTTCTCAGTCTTCTGGTAGACTGTGTCATTGCAGATATGGTGCCCCCCCGGCCAATCCCTACATCCGGGGAAGCTGCTTAG gagaaaaaaggaaaactcGAGTAAGGTGGGCCATAATAG GAGTTTCTTCAAGCCTCGGAACCATCCTTTTACTCCTCGTTTTGTGGTGGTTGAACAAATTTGTAAggaaaaatatagaaaagaaaCGCAAGGAAAAATTCTTCAAACAAAATGGAGGATTGTTGTTAAATCAAAAGCTCTCTTCAGGAGAAGCCAATGTTgacaaaattaaactctttactCTAAAGGACTTAGACAAGGCCACTGATCACTTTAATATAAATAGAGTACTCGGAAAGGGAGGCCAAGGTACCGTTTACAAAGGGATGCTAGTAGATGGAAATATTGTTGCAGTGAAAAAATTTAAGGTCAACGGAAATGTTGAAGAATTCATCAACGAATTTGTCGTTCTTTCACAAATTAACCACAGAAATGTGGTTAAGTTGTTAGGATGTTGTTTGGAGACTGAAATCCCATTGCTTGTTTATGAATTCATTCCCAATGGTAACCTTTATGAATATTTACTTGGACAAAATGATGAGTTACCAATGACATGGGATATGCGTTTGAGAATTGCCACTGAAGTTGCTGGAGCTCTATTTTACTTGCACTCAGCTGCTTCTCAACCCATTTATCATAGAGATGTGAAGTCAACAAATATATTATTGGATGAGAAGTATAAGGCAAAAGTAGCAGACTTTGGTGCATCAAGAATGGTTTCCATTGAAGCCACTCACCTCACTACTGCAGTTCAAGGAACTTTTGGATACTTAGATCCTGAATATTTTCATACGAGTCAATTCACAGAGAAGAGTGATGTCTACAGCTTTGGAGTGGTTCTTGTTGAACTTTTAACAGGACAAAAACCAATATCCTCAGTGAAAGAACAAGGACTTCAAAGTTTAGCttcatattttcttctttgtatgGAGGAAAATCGTTTGTTTGATATTGTTGATGCAAGAGTCATGCAGGAAGGGGAGAAAGAAGACATCATTGTAGTTGCcaatcttgcaagaagatgttTACAGTTGAATGGGAGAAAGCGACCAACTATGAAAGAAGTCACATTAGAATTGGAAAGTATCCAAAAACTGGAAAACCAGTGTAATGCACAAGAGCAACAAGAAGAACTTGAGCTTGCTGGAAATGAAGATAGCCAATTTTGGGCTGCGTATTCTACAACTTCGACTGCAGGGCAAACTTCAGACAGCAAAACATCAACCTTGGAGATTATGCCTATTCTTATCaaataa
- the LOC114366829 gene encoding wall-associated receptor kinase-like 8, with the protein MVLKRVYMVILLIWCIYPLESVIPPHRYRNQNQTIARHGCNPKCGNVSVFFPFGMDDPKCYASKPFEIECRHNNNTSQGHRKPVPYLKYISLEVMYIDIQDGTVGIKNPIFHLGCGKTITGINLEGSPFVYSQNYNSFVGVGCQNAAILSSNDTILTACVSMCYDDLEKGNDIDISSCRGSYCCETSLPPYLSAYNISTETVEVKSNIKAECSNYLLIRAEYSNFKYVYDEYNSSYWVPILGDLKKQKDVPAVLEWEIPIHTPNNSFPEFRTDGSYNCSYTNVTSSLYSQSGWRCSCRDGFEGNPYIQEGCKFVATGDSELRDKRKTREKWAIIGVSSSLGTIILLLGLWWLNKVVRKNIEKKRKEKFFKQNGGLLLKQRLSSGEANVDKIKLFTLKDLDKATDHFNINRVLGKGGQGTVYKGMLVDGNIVAVKKFKVNGNVEEFINEFVILSQINHRNVVKLLGCCLETEIPLLVYEFIPNGNLYEYLLGQNDDLPMTWDMRLRIATEVAGALFYLHSAASQPIYHRDIKSRNILLDGKYKAKVADFGASRMVSIEATHLTTAVQGTFGYMDPEYFHTSQLTDKSDVYSFGVVLIELLTGKEPISSAKQQELRSLASYFLLCMEENRLFDIIDERIVKEAEKEHIVVVANLARRCLELKGKRRPTMKEVTSELESIQKSRKQSASQEQHDAGIDECQFWSVISPTSNLGETSDSKASTLEIMPTHPNH; encoded by the exons ATGGTTCTGAAACGTGTTTATATGGTCATTTTGTTGATATGGTGCATATATCCATTAGAATCTGTAATACCGCCGCATCGGTATCGGAATCAGAATCAGACGATAGCACGACACGGTTGCAATCCAAAATGTGgaaatgtttctgtttttttccCTTTCGGAATGGACGATCCCAAATGCTATGCAAGCAAGCCGTTTGAAATAGAATGCAGACACAATAACAATACTTCTCAAGGTCATCGGAAACCCGTACCCTACCTCAAGTATATAAGTTTGGAG GTAATGTACATTGATATTCAAGACGGTACGGTTGGGATCAAGAATCCGATTTTCCATCTTGGTTGTGGCAAGACAATTACAGGCATAAATCTGGAAGGCAGTCCTTTCGTGTATTCCCAGAATTACAACTCATTTGTCGGCGTAGGTTGCCAAAACGCCGCCATATTGTCGTCAAACGACACGATACTTACAGCCTGTGTGTCGATGTGTTACGACGACCTCGAAAAAGGCAATGACATCGACATTTCGAGTTGTCGTGGCTCCTACTGCTGCGAGACTTCACTGCCGCCGTATCTTTCAGCATACAACATCTCAACTGAAACCGTGGAAGTGAAAAGTAATATCAAAGCAGAATGCTCAAATTACTTGCTGATTAGAGCAGAATATAGTAACTTCAAGTACGTGTACGATGAGTACAATTCCAGTTACTGGGTTCCCATTCTTGGGGacctaaagaaacaaaaagatgTTCCTGCGGTGCTTGAATGGGAGATTCCGATTCACACGCCCAACAATTCCTTCCCTGAATTCCGTACAGATGGCAGCTACAACTGCAGTTACACTAATGTCACATCTTCACTATATTCACAATCGGGTTGGAGATGTTCTTGCAGAGATGGCTTCGAGGGAAATCCCTACATACAAGAAGGCTGTAAATTTGTAG CTACGGGGGATTCCGAGCTTCGAGACAAAAGGAAAACTCGAGAAAAGTGGGCCATAATAG GAGTTTCTTCAAGCCTCGGAACCATCATTTTACTCCTCGGTTTGTGGTGGTTGAACAAAGTTGTAAggaaaaatatagaaaagaaaCGCAAGGAAAAATTCTTCAAACAAAATGGAGGATTGTTGTTAAAACAAAGACTCTCTTCAGGAGAAGCCAATGTTgacaaaattaaactctttactCTAAAGGACTTAGACAAGGCCACTGATCACTTTAATATAAATAGAGTACTAGGAAAGGGAGGCCAAGGTACCGTTTACAAAGGGATGCTAGTAGATGGAAATATTGTTGCAGTGAAAAAATTTAAGGTCAACGGAAATGTTGAAGAATTCATCAATGAATTTGTGATTCTTTCACAAATTAACCATAGAAATGTGGTTAAGTTGTTAGGATGTTGTTTGGAGACTGAAATCCCATTGCTTGTTTATGAATTCATTCCCAATGGTAACCTTTATGAATATTTACTTGGACAAAATGATGACTTACCAATGACATGGGATATGCGTTTGAGAATTGCCACTGAAGTTGCTGGAGCTCTATTTTACTTGCACTCAGCTGCTTCTCAACCCATTTATCACAGAGACATCAAGTCAAGAAATATACTATTGGATGGGAAGTATAAAGCAAAAGTAGCAGACTTTGGTGCATCAAGAATGGTTTCCATTGAAGCCACTCACCTCACTACTGCAGTTCAAGGAACTTTTGGATACATGGACCCTGAATATTTCCATACTAGTCAATTAACAGATAAAAGTGATGTCTACAGCTTTGGAGTGGTTCTTATTGAACTTTTAACTGGGAAAGAGCCAATATCTTCTGCAAAACAACAAGAGCTTAGAAGTTTGGCTTCATATTTCCTTCTCTGTATGGAGGAAAATCGTCTTTTTGATATTATTGATGAAAGAATCGTGAAGGAAGCGGAAAAAGAAcacattgttgttgttgccaatcttgcaagaagatgcttAGAGTTGAAAGGGAAAAGACGACCAACTATGAAAGAAGTCACATCAGAATTGGAAAGTATCCaaaaatcaagaaaacagtCTGCTTCACAAGAACAACATGATGCTGGAATTGATGAGTGCCAATTTTGGTCTGTGATTTCTCCAACTTCAAATTTGGGGGAAACTTCGGATAGCAAAGCATCAACCTTGGAGATTATGCCTACTCATCCTAATCATTGA